A genome region from Halorubellus sp. JP-L1 includes the following:
- a CDS encoding metal ABC transporter ATP-binding protein: MTAIEARDVSFAYGDRPVVEDVSLDVASGEFLGLVGPNGSGKSTLLELLIGLRRPDSGSVALFGEPAVDFEDGEYIGYVPQDVASANGEMPVTVAEAVRMGRYPHKWFRRFDDEDRRAVDDAMARVGITDLAERRVGRLSGGQRQRVFIARALASNAELLALDEPTVGVDADSREAFYDLLHELNDDGLTVVLIEHDIGVVTTHASAVACLNRELFFHGDPDAFVETDALSQAYGDAQHVVHHDH, from the coding sequence ATGACAGCAATCGAGGCCCGCGACGTCTCGTTCGCGTACGGCGACCGGCCGGTCGTCGAGGACGTGTCGCTCGACGTCGCGAGCGGCGAGTTCCTCGGGCTCGTCGGCCCGAACGGCTCCGGGAAGTCCACGCTCCTCGAACTCCTGATCGGGCTCCGGCGTCCCGACTCGGGGTCGGTCGCGCTGTTCGGCGAGCCAGCCGTGGACTTCGAGGACGGGGAATACATCGGCTACGTGCCGCAGGACGTCGCGAGCGCGAACGGCGAGATGCCGGTCACCGTCGCGGAAGCGGTTCGCATGGGGCGATACCCCCACAAGTGGTTCCGGCGGTTCGACGACGAGGACCGCCGAGCCGTCGACGACGCGATGGCTCGCGTCGGCATCACGGACCTCGCCGAGCGCCGCGTCGGCCGGCTCTCCGGCGGCCAGCGCCAGCGCGTGTTCATCGCTCGCGCGCTCGCGTCGAACGCCGAGTTGCTCGCGCTCGACGAGCCGACGGTCGGCGTCGACGCCGACTCGCGGGAGGCGTTCTACGACCTCCTCCACGAGCTGAACGACGACGGACTCACCGTCGTCCTCATCGAGCACGACATCGGCGTCGTCACGACGCACGCGTCGGCAGTCGCGTGCCTGAACCGGGAGCTGTTCTTCCACGGCGACCCCGACGCGTTCGTCGAGACGGACGCGTTGAGCCAAGCGTACGGCGACGCCCAGCACGTTGTCCACCACGATCACTGA
- a CDS encoding metal ABC transporter substrate-binding protein has translation MGFTRRRLLSATVGAVGTSAFAGCLGDTGLAGGQESAGSVARSTFFVFDSVAAQVAGDAATADLLVPIGQHGHGWEPGPRVREDVHTADLLVHGMDGFQPWADDIRADLDADDSRVVAVDASAGLDLLEAGGNHDDEAHHDEEDDHEEDDHEETHEEGGHEGGDGHDHGGGMDPHFWMDALRARDAVGNVRRGLVDVDPENAEAYAENADAFRDRLEDLHERVASTVAAASNETVLVAGHDSFQYFSDRYGVTVEALTNVSPDDRPTTRDIERAQEVIDAHDLRYICADPLESQRAADQLVDETDVEAVLPLTAMPGLTDEWANEEWGYVEIMERVNLPTLEQALDA, from the coding sequence ATGGGCTTTACCAGGCGGCGTCTCCTGTCGGCGACGGTCGGAGCGGTCGGTACGAGTGCTTTCGCGGGGTGTCTCGGCGATACCGGGCTCGCCGGCGGCCAGGAGTCGGCCGGTTCGGTCGCTCGGTCGACGTTCTTCGTCTTCGACAGCGTCGCCGCGCAGGTCGCCGGCGACGCGGCGACCGCGGACCTCCTCGTGCCGATCGGACAGCACGGGCACGGGTGGGAGCCCGGTCCGCGCGTCCGCGAGGACGTCCACACCGCGGACCTCCTCGTCCACGGCATGGACGGCTTCCAGCCGTGGGCCGACGACATCCGGGCGGACCTCGACGCCGACGACTCGCGCGTCGTCGCGGTCGACGCGAGCGCGGGCCTCGACTTGCTCGAAGCCGGCGGGAACCACGACGATGAGGCCCATCACGACGAGGAGGACGACCACGAGGAGGACGACCACGAGGAGACGCACGAAGAAGGTGGTCACGAGGGAGGCGATGGACACGACCACGGCGGAGGGATGGACCCGCACTTCTGGATGGACGCGCTACGGGCCAGGGATGCGGTCGGGAACGTCCGACGCGGGCTGGTCGACGTCGACCCCGAGAACGCCGAGGCGTACGCCGAGAACGCCGACGCGTTCCGTGACCGACTGGAGGACCTCCACGAGCGAGTCGCGTCGACGGTGGCGGCGGCGTCGAACGAGACCGTCCTGGTCGCGGGCCACGACTCGTTCCAGTACTTCAGCGACCGCTACGGCGTCACGGTCGAGGCGCTCACGAACGTCTCGCCCGACGACCGCCCGACGACGCGCGACATCGAGCGCGCACAGGAGGTCATCGACGCGCACGATCTCCGGTACATCTGCGCGGACCCGCTGGAGTCCCAGCGCGCCGCCGACCAGCTCGTCGACGAGACCGACGTCGAGGCGGTGCTGCCCCTGACGGCGATGCCGGGGCTGACCGACGAGTGGGCGAACGAGGAGTGGGGGTACGTCGAGATCATGGAGCGCGTGAACCTGCCGACACTCGAGCAGGCACTGGACGCATAA
- a CDS encoding calcium/sodium antiporter translates to MTSLLVQGVLFVASVVGLGVGARLLVDAAVALARRVGFSDLVVGLTVVAAGTSTPELVVTADAAMAGLGDVAVGNVAGSNVYNLAFILGVVAAIRVIPIERSLVHRDGVVLVASTFVFAGVLLDGAVARLEGGLLVVAYVAYTAYLLWDARSDAAATDSGGAATAGSGGGATTGSVDATGAAVPLRVAAPSASVRSVVLLVVGLAVVLASGHVLVESATVVASAAGLSDALIGGTIVAAGTSTPEFAVSLVALSRGSVGVSVGNVVGSNVFNALAVLGVGALVRPLAVSSVVLETVAWLVVVVLVAVALMWSGRRLSRPEGVLFALSEVGRWTAGILGIVG, encoded by the coding sequence GTGACTTCGCTCCTCGTCCAGGGCGTCCTGTTCGTGGCGAGCGTCGTCGGACTCGGCGTCGGCGCTCGCCTCCTCGTCGACGCGGCGGTCGCGCTCGCGCGTCGCGTCGGCTTCTCGGACCTCGTCGTCGGCCTCACGGTCGTCGCGGCGGGGACGTCGACGCCCGAGCTCGTCGTCACCGCCGACGCCGCGATGGCAGGGCTCGGTGACGTCGCCGTCGGGAACGTCGCGGGGTCGAACGTCTACAACCTCGCGTTCATCCTCGGCGTCGTCGCCGCGATTCGCGTGATTCCGATCGAGCGGTCGCTCGTTCACCGCGACGGCGTCGTGCTCGTCGCGTCCACGTTCGTCTTCGCCGGCGTGCTCCTCGACGGGGCCGTCGCGCGACTCGAGGGCGGTCTGCTCGTCGTCGCGTACGTCGCCTACACCGCCTACCTCCTCTGGGATGCCAGGTCGGACGCGGCAGCGACGGATTCGGGAGGTGCGGCGACGGCCGGTTCGGGAGGTGGGGCGACGACCGGTTCGGTGGACGCGACCGGGGCAGCGGTCCCGCTCCGCGTCGCCGCACCGAGCGCGAGCGTCCGAAGCGTGGTGCTTCTCGTCGTCGGGCTCGCGGTCGTGCTCGCGAGCGGGCACGTCCTCGTCGAGTCGGCCACCGTCGTCGCGAGCGCCGCCGGGCTCTCGGACGCGCTGATCGGCGGGACCATCGTTGCGGCGGGGACGTCGACGCCCGAGTTCGCCGTGTCGCTCGTCGCGCTCTCCCGGGGGAGCGTCGGCGTCTCGGTCGGGAACGTCGTCGGGAGCAACGTCTTCAACGCGCTGGCCGTCCTCGGCGTCGGCGCGCTCGTCCGCCCGCTGGCGGTGTCGTCGGTCGTCCTGGAGACCGTCGCGTGGCTCGTCGTCGTCGTCCTCGTCGCCGTCGCGCTCATGTGGTCCGGGCGACGGCTCTCGCGACCCGAGGGCGTGCTGTTCGCGCTCTCGGAGGTCGGTCGGTGGACGGCGGGCATCCTCGGCATCGTCGGTTGA
- a CDS encoding substrate-binding domain-containing protein — translation MADKTQRFADVVSRRTFIATTGVAGATAVAGCMGGSGGESTDEPDGADDGESTTTQGGNDDGESTESGALTSGGSSTVYPIMNTAASYWNANRPADDTEYWPHGEYGIDTDQNLADYWGGLYGFEASEGGDPPFQFTVGLSHSGTGVEKVMKGQHDLGNSSGRVEDELPDRDSYDDFVDHVVGVDGQPLVVSEEIAEAGVSKITGDELKGLYKGRITNWSELGGPDKEIQVLGRVKGSGTRTSFVANVFGNPEEDTQVANRFGQNQRLAQAIAQADNAISYLALAFIDTDGVAPIALEWEGTTYAYQDDQNGLDSTAYPLSRDLHAYTWQGTSEKEAAVLRMVLSDFGQDTFVKPNNYFALGKRRQEEQLAKLPEPSN, via the coding sequence ATGGCCGACAAGACACAGCGGTTCGCTGACGTGGTATCGCGGCGGACGTTCATCGCGACCACCGGCGTCGCCGGGGCAACAGCAGTCGCCGGCTGCATGGGGGGCTCGGGCGGCGAGAGCACGGACGAGCCAGACGGCGCCGACGACGGCGAGTCGACGACGACGCAGGGGGGCAACGACGACGGTGAGTCGACGGAGTCGGGGGCGCTGACGTCCGGCGGGTCCTCGACGGTGTATCCGATCATGAACACGGCCGCGTCGTACTGGAACGCGAACCGGCCCGCGGACGACACCGAGTACTGGCCGCACGGCGAGTACGGCATCGACACGGACCAGAACCTCGCGGACTACTGGGGTGGCCTGTACGGGTTCGAGGCGAGCGAGGGCGGTGACCCGCCGTTCCAGTTCACGGTCGGGCTCTCGCACTCGGGGACGGGCGTCGAGAAGGTCATGAAGGGCCAGCACGACCTCGGGAATTCGTCGGGGCGCGTCGAGGACGAACTCCCCGACCGCGACTCCTACGACGACTTCGTCGACCACGTCGTGGGCGTGGACGGGCAGCCGCTCGTGGTCTCCGAGGAGATCGCGGAGGCCGGCGTCTCGAAGATCACCGGCGACGAACTGAAGGGCCTCTACAAGGGTCGGATCACCAACTGGAGCGAACTCGGCGGCCCGGACAAGGAGATCCAGGTGCTCGGGCGCGTGAAGGGCTCGGGGACCCGTACCTCGTTCGTCGCGAACGTCTTCGGGAACCCCGAGGAGGACACGCAGGTCGCGAACCGGTTCGGACAGAACCAGCGCCTCGCGCAGGCGATCGCGCAGGCCGACAACGCGATCAGCTATCTCGCGCTCGCGTTCATCGACACCGACGGTGTTGCCCCCATCGCGCTGGAGTGGGAGGGCACCACGTACGCGTACCAGGACGACCAGAACGGCCTGGATTCGACGGCGTACCCGCTCTCGCGAGACCTCCACGCGTACACGTGGCAGGGAACGAGCGAGAAGGAGGCCGCCGTCCTCCGGATGGTCCTCAGCGACTTCGGGCAGGACACGTTCGTGAAGCCGAACAACTACTTCGCGCTCGGCAAGCGTCGCCAGGAGGAGCAATTGGCGAAGCTCCCCGAACCGTCGAACTGA
- the metX gene encoding homoserine O-acetyltransferase: MTTETVTVGAFEFQCGETVPELTLAYETYGEFDGGNAVLVTHALTGSAHVARRTGRDGWQRGGNDEDDSGDAESEPGESASAPNTAGQARAWWGDVVGPGKAIDTKEYYVVCVNVPGSCYGSDGPATPKPDTAKSDDERETSRWGTEFPPVTVADWTRSQRLVLDELGVGRLHAVVGGSVGGMNALDWAKRYPDDVDRVGAVATAPRLDAQGLAIESIARRAITTDPAWNGGDYYHTDESPDDGLALARQLGHLQYLSKDSMDDRFGRRAAGRNDARDRFPSDPAGEFFPYREVESYLDYNADSFTARFDANSYLYLTRAMDDYDLAAGYEDDAAALAAFQGEVLAMSFSADWHFTVEQAEELAESARAADVPVAHHVVQSDHGHDAFLVEPEHVGPPLRDFLADGVEGRAVTDTENGGNRDDEHAPVHTSLFS, translated from the coding sequence GTGACGACCGAGACCGTCACCGTCGGCGCGTTCGAGTTCCAGTGCGGCGAGACCGTTCCCGAGCTCACGCTCGCGTACGAGACGTACGGCGAGTTCGACGGCGGGAACGCGGTCCTCGTCACGCACGCGCTCACGGGGAGCGCGCACGTCGCTCGCCGCACCGGCCGCGACGGCTGGCAACGCGGGGGGAACGACGAGGACGACTCCGGCGACGCCGAGAGCGAGCCGGGAGAGAGCGCGAGCGCGCCGAACACGGCGGGGCAGGCGCGAGCGTGGTGGGGGGACGTCGTCGGCCCCGGGAAGGCCATCGACACCAAGGAGTACTACGTCGTCTGCGTGAACGTCCCCGGGTCGTGCTACGGGAGCGACGGCCCCGCCACCCCGAAGCCGGACACAGCCAAGAGCGACGACGAGCGCGAAACTTCGCGCTGGGGGACGGAGTTCCCGCCGGTGACGGTCGCGGACTGGACGCGCAGCCAGCGCCTCGTGCTCGACGAACTCGGCGTCGGCCGCCTGCACGCCGTCGTCGGCGGGAGCGTCGGCGGGATGAACGCCCTCGACTGGGCGAAGCGCTACCCGGACGACGTCGACCGCGTCGGCGCCGTCGCCACCGCGCCACGCCTGGACGCGCAGGGACTCGCCATCGAGTCCATCGCGCGGCGCGCGATCACGACCGACCCGGCGTGGAACGGCGGCGACTACTACCACACCGACGAGTCGCCCGACGACGGTCTCGCGCTCGCGCGCCAGCTCGGGCACCTCCAGTACCTCTCGAAGGACTCCATGGACGACCGGTTCGGGCGACGGGCCGCCGGGCGGAACGACGCCCGCGACCGCTTCCCGAGCGACCCCGCCGGCGAGTTCTTCCCCTACCGCGAGGTCGAGTCGTACCTCGACTACAACGCGGACTCGTTCACGGCGCGCTTCGACGCGAACAGCTACCTCTACCTCACCAGGGCGATGGACGACTACGACCTCGCCGCCGGCTACGAGGACGACGCCGCCGCGCTCGCCGCGTTCCAGGGCGAGGTGCTCGCGATGTCGTTCTCCGCGGACTGGCACTTCACGGTCGAGCAAGCCGAGGAACTCGCCGAGAGCGCGCGCGCCGCCGACGTCCCGGTCGCACACCACGTCGTCCAGTCCGACCACGGCCACGACGCGTTCCTCGTCGAACCAGAGCACGTCGGCCCGCCACTGCGGGACTTCCTCGCCGACGGCGTCGAGGGGCGCGCCGTCACCGACACCGAGAACGGCGGGAACCGCGACGACGAGCACGCGCCCGTCCACACGAGCCTGTTCTCGTAG
- a CDS encoding O-acetylhomoserine aminocarboxypropyltransferase/cysteine synthase family protein: MTEDASDDAESPPTPRRGARFGTRAVHADGAADPATGARAPPLYQTTSYAFEDAGHAADLYALEREGHIYSRISNPTVERLEDAVSSLHDAPAAVATASGMAALDALTLVLAEAGDTVVCSNDTYGGTTAYLAHTAARRGIDVEFVDTLDVDAYREAIDDDTAYVHVETVGNPSLVTPDFDAVADVAHEHGVPLVADNTFATPALCRPGEHGVDVVWESTTKWLHGSGTTVGGVVVDTGNFDWRAHDYPEVAGPNPAYPDTDFAEHAPDAPLAAAVRYRSLRSLGDQQSPFDAWQTIQGLQTLELRMDRHCENARVVAEYLDDHDAVDWVTHPGLDSHPTHDNASKYLDGGYSGMIAFGLHGSEGDEGPDGYAAGKRFCERVELASFLANIGDAKTLVIHPASTTHAQLSPDEQADAGVTPDLVRLSVGIEDPADLLADLDAAIESATGETATDETEASEAAADGPRGDGA; this comes from the coding sequence ATGACAGAGGACGCTTCGGACGACGCCGAGTCGCCGCCCACACCGCGTCGCGGCGCGCGCTTCGGGACGCGCGCCGTCCACGCCGACGGCGCCGCCGACCCCGCCACCGGCGCGCGCGCACCCCCGCTCTACCAGACCACGTCCTACGCGTTCGAGGACGCCGGCCACGCCGCGGACCTGTACGCGCTCGAACGCGAGGGTCACATCTACTCGCGCATCTCCAACCCGACCGTCGAGCGCCTCGAGGACGCAGTCAGTTCGCTCCACGACGCGCCCGCCGCGGTCGCCACCGCGTCCGGGATGGCCGCGCTCGACGCCCTCACGCTCGTGCTCGCCGAGGCCGGCGACACCGTCGTCTGCTCGAACGACACGTACGGCGGCACCACCGCGTACCTCGCGCACACCGCCGCACGCCGCGGCATCGACGTCGAGTTCGTCGACACGCTCGACGTCGACGCCTACCGCGAGGCGATAGACGACGACACCGCGTACGTCCACGTCGAGACCGTCGGGAACCCCAGTCTCGTCACGCCCGACTTCGACGCGGTCGCGGACGTCGCGCACGAGCACGGCGTCCCGCTCGTCGCCGACAACACGTTCGCCACGCCCGCGCTCTGCCGGCCGGGCGAGCACGGGGTGGACGTCGTCTGGGAGTCGACGACGAAGTGGCTCCACGGCTCCGGCACGACCGTCGGCGGCGTCGTCGTCGACACCGGCAACTTCGACTGGCGCGCGCACGACTACCCCGAGGTCGCGGGCCCGAATCCCGCCTATCCCGATACGGACTTCGCCGAGCACGCGCCCGACGCGCCGCTCGCGGCCGCCGTCCGCTACCGGTCGCTGCGCTCGCTCGGCGACCAGCAGAGTCCCTTCGACGCCTGGCAGACCATCCAGGGCCTCCAGACGCTCGAACTCCGGATGGACCGGCACTGCGAGAACGCGCGCGTCGTCGCCGAGTACCTCGACGACCACGACGCCGTCGACTGGGTCACCCATCCCGGCCTCGACTCGCACCCGACGCACGACAACGCCTCGAAATACCTAGACGGCGGGTACAGCGGCATGATCGCGTTCGGCCTCCACGGGAGCGAGGGCGACGAGGGGCCCGACGGCTACGCCGCGGGCAAGCGCTTCTGCGAGCGCGTGGAACTCGCGTCGTTCCTCGCGAACATCGGGGACGCGAAGACGCTCGTCATTCATCCCGCGAGCACCACGCACGCCCAGCTCTCGCCCGACGAACAGGCCGACGCCGGCGTCACGCCCGACCTCGTCCGCCTCTCCGTCGGCATCGAGGACCCCGCGGACCTGCTCGCGGACCTCGACGCCGCCATCGAATCCGCGACCGGCGAGACCGCGACTGACGAGACCGAGGCCAGCGAGGCCGCCGCCGACGGACCGAGGGGTGACGGCGCGTGA
- a CDS encoding aldehyde dehydrogenase → MSYEGPTQLYVDGEWTDAESGETSETVDPATEEVYATVASAGPEDVDAAVAAADAAAARDSEWRRMGPGERGQKLDAFADALEEMKDEIVLVESHDNGKTPFEAGIDVGMVIDTFRYYAGWTDKITGSTIPVDGPRLNYTRREPLGVTAHISPWNYPFQLAGRSLAPALAAGNTVVLKPSSVTPLSALYYAKAAEQAGLPDGVVNVIPGPGSSAGGHLASHEDVEHVAFTGSTEIGKHVMESASEHVTGVTLELGGKGPNLVFPDADLEATAKGVRNGIFMNCGQMCWAGSRLVVHEDVHDELVDSLVGMVEDYPLGSGIDDDARMGPAVSADQQAEVLDYIETGKEEGATVAVGGGAPDDKDSGYFVEPTIFTDVTNDMTIAREEIFGPVLSVIEVEDEEEALEVANDSPYGLMSGIWTNDIKRGHRLAEGLEYGMVSINEYPVTFPQTPFGGYKQSGMGREQGEQAIEEYTQVKNVNVNLY, encoded by the coding sequence ATGAGCTACGAAGGTCCGACGCAGCTGTACGTGGACGGCGAATGGACAGACGCCGAGAGCGGCGAGACCAGCGAGACGGTCGACCCGGCGACGGAGGAGGTGTACGCGACCGTCGCCTCGGCGGGCCCCGAGGACGTCGACGCGGCGGTCGCGGCGGCGGACGCGGCGGCGGCGCGCGACAGCGAGTGGCGGCGGATGGGGCCGGGCGAGCGCGGCCAGAAGCTCGACGCGTTCGCGGACGCCCTGGAGGAGATGAAGGACGAGATCGTGCTCGTCGAGAGTCACGACAACGGGAAGACGCCGTTCGAGGCCGGGATCGACGTGGGGATGGTCATCGACACGTTCCGGTACTACGCCGGCTGGACGGACAAGATCACGGGCAGTACGATCCCCGTGGACGGGCCGCGCCTGAACTACACGCGCCGAGAGCCGCTGGGCGTCACCGCGCACATCAGCCCGTGGAACTACCCGTTCCAGCTCGCCGGCCGCTCGCTCGCGCCCGCGCTTGCCGCGGGGAACACGGTCGTCCTGAAGCCCAGTAGCGTCACGCCGCTGTCTGCGCTCTACTACGCGAAGGCCGCCGAGCAGGCGGGCCTGCCGGACGGCGTCGTGAACGTGATTCCGGGCCCGGGCAGCTCGGCGGGCGGACACCTCGCGAGTCACGAGGACGTCGAGCACGTCGCGTTCACGGGGTCGACGGAGATCGGGAAGCACGTCATGGAGTCCGCGAGCGAGCACGTCACGGGCGTCACGCTCGAACTCGGCGGGAAGGGCCCGAACCTCGTGTTCCCGGACGCCGACCTGGAGGCGACCGCGAAGGGCGTCCGGAACGGGATCTTCATGAACTGCGGGCAGATGTGCTGGGCGGGCTCGCGCCTCGTCGTCCACGAGGACGTCCACGACGAGCTCGTCGACAGCCTCGTCGGGATGGTCGAGGACTACCCGCTCGGGTCCGGGATCGACGACGACGCCCGCATGGGCCCCGCGGTTTCGGCGGACCAGCAGGCGGAGGTGCTGGACTACATCGAGACCGGAAAGGAGGAGGGCGCGACCGTCGCCGTCGGCGGCGGCGCACCCGACGACAAGGACAGCGGGTACTTCGTCGAGCCGACGATCTTCACGGACGTCACGAACGACATGACGATCGCTCGCGAGGAGATCTTCGGGCCCGTCCTCTCCGTCATCGAGGTCGAAGACGAGGAGGAGGCCCTGGAGGTCGCGAACGACTCGCCGTACGGCCTGATGTCTGGCATCTGGACGAACGACATCAAGCGCGGGCACCGCCTCGCGGAGGGGCTCGAGTACGGGATGGTCTCGATCAACGAGTACCCGGTGACGTTCCCGCAGACGCCGTTCGGTGGCTACAAGCAGTCCGGAATGGGTCGCGAGCAGGGCGAGCAGGCGATCGAGGAGTACACGCAGGTCAAGAACGTCAACGTCAACCTCTACTGA
- a CDS encoding PQQ-binding-like beta-propeller repeat protein has product MDRRQFLAASGTLAVAGCLRLSGEDAETTNESTTADAATSTTDTAIETEEATTTEATTEPSGPVTGLEADWTHDAGSNFDASVGSDAVVVKSQSWSSAADGATALAADAGDRRWTALEEDTVVTATPLPDGGAVLGTKGGDVAAVDADGAVRWRQGIDGAVVGRPAVADDAVIAGTGDDDDVRPSVVRLNADTGDVDWRVTDEDATADYDDAVGIAVVDDVAYVGYTNGVAAYALDGGAKQWGAHANLNLSRPDSLLVGDDLVYAHRSPGLAAYDRATGAEAWFFEPFDDFQTRLVPGDGVVYAGSGDASVYAIERDGSERWRTQIAGPVTQVAAAGDALFASVDGGDVAVLARADGAQRTSLERGRTDVLAAAATRVVTADGSTVTGHALVRDD; this is encoded by the coding sequence ATGGACCGACGGCAGTTCCTCGCCGCCTCCGGAACGCTCGCCGTGGCCGGTTGCCTGCGGCTGTCCGGCGAAGACGCCGAGACGACGAACGAATCGACGACGGCGGACGCAGCGACATCGACGACCGACACAGCGATCGAGACCGAGGAAGCGACGACGACCGAGGCGACGACGGAGCCGTCCGGCCCGGTGACCGGCCTCGAAGCCGACTGGACGCACGACGCCGGCAGCAACTTCGACGCGAGCGTCGGCAGCGACGCCGTCGTCGTGAAGTCCCAGTCGTGGAGTTCCGCGGCCGACGGCGCGACCGCGCTCGCCGCCGACGCGGGCGATCGACGCTGGACGGCTCTGGAGGAGGACACCGTCGTCACCGCGACCCCGCTCCCCGACGGCGGCGCGGTCCTCGGAACGAAGGGCGGCGACGTCGCGGCCGTCGACGCCGACGGTGCGGTCCGGTGGCGGCAGGGAATCGACGGCGCGGTCGTCGGGCGGCCCGCGGTCGCGGACGACGCCGTCATCGCGGGGACCGGCGACGACGACGACGTCCGGCCGTCGGTGGTCCGCCTGAACGCCGACACCGGCGACGTCGACTGGCGCGTCACTGACGAGGACGCCACCGCGGACTACGACGACGCCGTCGGGATCGCGGTCGTCGACGACGTCGCGTACGTCGGGTACACGAACGGCGTCGCCGCGTACGCGCTCGACGGCGGCGCGAAGCAGTGGGGCGCGCACGCGAACCTCAATCTCAGCCGCCCGGATTCGCTCCTCGTCGGCGACGACCTCGTCTACGCGCACCGGTCGCCAGGGCTCGCCGCGTACGACCGCGCGACCGGCGCCGAGGCGTGGTTCTTCGAGCCCTTCGACGACTTCCAGACGCGGCTCGTTCCCGGCGACGGCGTCGTGTACGCGGGCTCGGGGGACGCGTCCGTGTACGCCATCGAACGCGACGGCAGCGAACGCTGGCGGACGCAGATCGCGGGGCCGGTGACGCAAGTCGCGGCCGCCGGCGACGCGCTGTTCGCGTCGGTCGACGGCGGCGACGTCGCCGTGCTCGCTCGCGCCGACGGCGCACAGCGTACGAGCCTCGAGCGCGGCCGGACAGACGTCCTCGCCGCCGCCGCGACCCGCGTCGTCACCGCGGACGGCTCCACTGTCACCGGGCACGCGCTCGTCCGCGACGACTGA
- a CDS encoding PQQ-binding-like beta-propeller repeat protein, with the protein MKRRAVLGLFLATSGCLELESADDATTATTATTATTATTATTTEGTTESPETETTDAATEEEPTETTESLPEPQTPGNLRWEERLRAPVETGVTQTGDRALVGAADDQVRAFDAADGSVAWSASLPSEPSGDVVVADGTGYATTFRGTVAVDASTGRKRWAADAGGRPTPLVADGTLYAPDNDEVVRAIDVNDGTVEWRFEAAGGNPLTPVLVDGTLVFGGLKGFEWSDGSGRLYGLDPATGEERWRREFPEGPLGFQSSLAALDGLAFLSVEGDRVLAIDPASGETVWERTHADDSRASGLTVVDGRLFVGGQLGERDPATGEWVWRLDDGHVWRLAYDDARDELVGFDVAGDRVLVVDPSAGERVREYAYEPADYVTGLHPFDDTLVVADGTYVRGLWHTAAD; encoded by the coding sequence ATGAAACGCCGAGCCGTACTCGGGCTCTTCCTCGCGACGAGCGGCTGTCTCGAACTGGAGTCCGCCGACGACGCGACGACTGCGACGACTGCGACGACGGCGACGACTGCGACGACGGCGACCACGACCGAAGGGACGACGGAATCCCCCGAGACGGAGACGACAGACGCGGCGACCGAGGAGGAACCGACGGAGACGACCGAGTCGTTGCCAGAACCGCAGACGCCGGGGAATCTGCGGTGGGAGGAGCGGCTGCGGGCGCCGGTCGAGACCGGCGTCACGCAGACTGGTGATCGCGCGCTCGTCGGCGCCGCGGACGATCAAGTGCGGGCGTTCGACGCCGCCGACGGGAGCGTCGCGTGGTCGGCGTCGCTGCCGAGCGAGCCGTCGGGGGACGTCGTCGTCGCGGACGGGACGGGGTACGCGACGACGTTCCGGGGGACGGTCGCGGTCGACGCCTCGACCGGCCGCAAGCGGTGGGCGGCGGACGCTGGCGGTCGGCCGACGCCGCTCGTCGCGGACGGGACGCTGTACGCGCCGGACAACGACGAGGTGGTGCGTGCGATCGACGTGAACGACGGCACGGTCGAGTGGCGGTTCGAGGCGGCGGGTGGCAATCCGCTGACGCCGGTTCTCGTCGACGGCACGCTCGTCTTCGGCGGCCTCAAGGGGTTCGAGTGGTCGGACGGTAGCGGACGACTGTACGGGCTCGATCCGGCGACGGGCGAGGAGCGCTGGCGTCGCGAGTTCCCGGAGGGACCGCTCGGGTTCCAGTCGTCGCTCGCCGCGCTCGACGGCCTCGCGTTCCTCTCGGTGGAGGGCGATCGCGTGCTCGCGATAGACCCCGCGAGCGGCGAGACGGTGTGGGAGCGCACGCACGCGGACGATTCGCGGGCAAGCGGGCTGACCGTCGTCGACGGCCGCCTGTTCGTCGGCGGACAGCTCGGCGAGCGAGATCCCGCGACGGGCGAATGGGTGTGGCGCCTCGACGACGGGCACGTCTGGCGGCTGGCGTACGACGACGCGAGGGACGAACTCGTCGGGTTCGACGTCGCCGGCGACCGCGTCCTCGTCGTCGACCCGAGTGCGGGCGAACGCGTCCGCGAGTACGCGTACGAGCCGGCCGATTACGTCACCGGGCTCCACCCCTTCGACGATACGCTCGTCGTCGCGGACGGGACGTACGTCCGCGGCCTCTGGCACACCGCCGCCGACTGA